The proteins below come from a single Zea mays cultivar B73 chromosome 8, Zm-B73-REFERENCE-NAM-5.0, whole genome shotgun sequence genomic window:
- the LOC100279375 gene encoding Auxin-responsive protein IAA16 encodes MAWNARFGDDEEGSGLELSLGLPGYFSGSPDQAAGFEEKASRGSAAAPPPPPPAAARAKGSDGFKARPAAAAPVVGWPPVRAFRRNLATSSSKPSSHGGKEPAASADGGNKGLFVKVNMDGVPIGRKLDLAAHAGYDTLSAAVDSLFRGLFAAQAAGPGGEQQAVAGILSGGGGGEHTLVYEDDEGDQMLVGDVPWPMFVATARRLRVLKSSDLSPSSLRAARAAAEC; translated from the exons ATGGCTTGGAATGCCCGCTTCGGCGATGACGAGGAAGGCAGCGGCCTTGAGCTCAGCCTGGGCCTTCCGGGCTACTTCTCCGGGTCGCCAGACCAAGCCGCAG GTTTCGAGGAGAAAGCGAGCCGGGGTTCTGctgctgctcctcctcctcctcctcccgctgCTGCTCGAGCGAAAGGAAGCGACGGCTTCAAGGCGAG GCCGGCGGCAGCTGCTCCGGTCGTGGGATGGCCGCCGGTGCGCGCGTTCCGGCGGAACCTCGCCACGTCGTCCTCCAAGCCGTCGAGCCACGGAGGCAAGGAGCCCGCCGCGAGCGCCGACGGCGGCAACAAGGGCCTGTTCGTCAAGGTCAACATGGACGGCGTCCCCATCGGCCGTAAGCTCGACCTGGCGGCGCACGCCGGCTACGACACGCTCTCCGCCGCCGTTGACAGCCTCTTCCGCGGCCTCTTCGCTG CTCAAGCGGCGGGGCCAGGCGGGGAGCAGCAGGCTGTCGCGGGTATcctgagcggcggcggcggcggcgagcacACGCTGGTGTACGAGGACGACGAGGGCGACCAGATGCTGGTCGGGGACGTGCCGTGGCC GATGTTCGTCGCCACCGCTAGGCGTCTGCGCGTGCTGAAGAGCTCCGACCTGAGCCCGTCGTCG CTGAGGGCAGCGAGAGCCGCAGCTGAGTGCTGA